The nucleotide window CGGCTGTGTCGTCCGCATTGGACGTGTGGGAGCAGCCACCGATTGATTACTCGAAGGCGGCGGCGAAGGACCCGGCGGGAACGCTTGGTCAGGCGCTGGCGGACGGGTCGCTGAAACTCACCGCCACCACGCCGCTGGAACGGATGAAGGAGGTGCTCGTGCTGCTGAAGATCCCGGTGGAATCGCAGGTGCTGGTATTCTCGAAGACCAGCAAGCAGAACCCGCTGATCGATCCGGGGAATCCGCGGGCGCTGTATTTCTCCGAGAATGCCTACGCCGGATACGTGCCGGGCGGGCAGATGGAGATCATCGCCCATGATTCCGTGCTGGGCCCCGTTTACCGGACCATCGATCTCGGCGGTGAGGTGAAAGTGCCGGTGATGCATCGCCAGACTTCGGATTGCTTGTCGTGTCATGGCACGGCGCGCACGCTGGACGTCCCGGGCGTGATGGTGCGCTCGGTCTTCGCCGATGCGGACGGGCGGCCCTTGTTGGAATTCGGCAGCACGGATGTGAACGCCACGACGCCGCTGGAGCAACGCTGGGGTGGCTACTACGTGACCGGCCGTAGTTCGCTGCCGCATCTGGGGAACCGCTTTTTCCGTCGCGGTGAGACGCCACAGCCGCCCACGGAGGCCGTGCAACTCGATCGGGTGGACCAGTCCCTCGATCCCGTGAAATATCCGCGGGCCACCAGCGACATCGTGGCGCTGCTGGTGCTGGAGCACCAATGCCAGCTCTATAACCTCATGACCTCCGCGTCCTACCGCCATCGGCGGATGAGCTGGATGGCACGGGCTTTCGATCCGAAGGCGGACCCGGACACGGGCACGGCGGGCAAACTGGCGGATGATGACGCTGTAAAAATCGTGGATGCCCTTTTGTTCAAGGATGCCGCACCGATGGGCGATGGCGTGGAAGGAGACGAGGCATTCCAGTCGGTGTTTATGAAACGCTTCCCGGTCACCCGCGAAGGCGATTCGCTGGCGGACTTCCATCTCGGCGCGAAGCTTTTCAAGAACCGCTGCTCTTACATGATCTATTCGGAGGTTTTCGCCTCGTTGCCGGTCCGGGTGAAAACGGCGGTGGTGAAGAGGCTGCGGGGAATACTGGAGGCGGACGGGGAAACGCCTGGCTACGAATACCTGAAAAAGCCCGAGCGCGAGCGCATTGTGGCGATTTTGCGGGAAACGCTTCCCATTTACGGTCAATAGAATACGTGGCTGCCAGGATGCCGGGACGGTTCGGCTTGTTCAAAGCTTGCACAGTGTCCACCGTTGCGGTTCACGATTTGTCCAGCCGGACGGCAGCGGGGTTCCCGCGTCCGGCGTCCGATCCGAACACACGATCCACCACCATGATTATTTCTCCCAAGGTCCGCGGTTTCATCTGCACCACCGCCCATCCGGAAGGTTGCGCCAAGCACGTGGCAGACCAGATCGCCGTGGTCAAATCCCGCGGCCCGATCGCCAACGGCCCGAAGAAGGTGCTCGTGATCGGCTCCTCCACCGGCTACGGCCTGTCCTCCCGCATCGCCGCCGCCTTCGGTTCGGATGCCGCCACCATCGGCGTGTTCTTCGAGCGACCGGGTGAGGAGAGCCGCCCCGCCACCGCCGGCTGGTACAATTCCGCCGCTTTCGAGAAGGAAGCCGCCGCCGCCGGCCTCTACGCCCGCTCCTTCAATGGTGACGCTTTTTCCGATGCGATGAAGGCCGAGGTGATCGCCGCCATCAAGGCCGACCTCGGCCAGGTCGATTGCGTGGTCTACAGCCTCGCCTCGCCGCGCCGCACCGATCCGAAGACTGGTGAAGTGTACTCGTCCGTGCTCAAGCCGATCGGTCAGAGCTACTCGGCGAAGAACCTCAATACCAACACCGGCGTGGTGAACGAGGTGTCCATCGAGCCCGCACAGGGCGATGACATCCCGCAGACCGTGGCAGTGATGGGCGGTGAGGACTGGATGTTCTGGATGGACGCACTGCTTGAGGCCGGTGTGCTGGCCGAAGGCGTGCAGACCGTAGCCTACTCCTACATCGGGCCGGAAGTGACCTGGCCGATCTACAAGCAGGGCACCATTGGCAAGGCCAAGGAAGATCTCGAGCGCGTGCAGCGCGAGCTCGATGCCAAGCTCGCACCGCTCAAGGGCAAGGCCTGGGTGTCCGTGAACAAGGCGTTGGTGACGCAGGCCAGCTCCGCCATCCCGGTGGTGCCGCTCTACATTTCCCTCCTCTACAAGGTGATGAAGGACGAGGGTACGCACGAGGACACCATCGAGCAGATGGATCGCCTGTTCCGCGACCGGATGTACAACGGCAACCCGCAGCCGGACGAAGCCGGTCGCATTCGCGTGGATGACTGGGAAATGGCCCCGGCCGTGCAGTCCCTCGTCGGCGAGCGTTGGAAGGAAGTGAACACCGAGAATCTCGGTGAGCTGGGTGACTTTGCAGGCTACCAGTCGAGCTTCCTTCGTCTCTTCGGCTTCGGCTTGGAAGGCGTGGACTACGCCGCGGATACCAATCCGGCGATTGGCGTGCCGTCGATCAAGTAAGCCGCCTGACAGTTTGATTTCCAAAAGCGCTCCGGTTCATGCCGGGGCGCTTTTTTTGAGATGCTCCGCCGGGATGTGGGGGGAAGCTCCAGCTTTCCCTCTTCGGGAAAGGATGACGTTCGGCCTGTCCGCCACCGCCAACCGGAGCTGGCAGAGACGATTCGAAAGCGGAGCTTTCGACTACATTGGAGCCTCGACCCTGCCTTGCGCGTTCTATCGAGAGGGAGAGCCAGGAGTTTCGATACGCCCTCCTGGTTGGAGGTTCCTATTTCAGAGAAGCGTGCTAGAATGCTTCCGTGAAGGCCGCGCGGGATTACTCACCTCCAATCGATTTCCTGCGTGATCAATGCCCTGTGAGGGCGGCATTGGATGTGTTGAGAGGACGCTGGAAACCGTCGATCCTGTGGGAACTGAAGGATCGGCCGCGGCGTTTTTCGGACATCCAGTGCGCGTTGGAAGGCGCGAGCGCCCAGTCGCTGACGTTGCAGCTGCGGCAACTGGAGGCCGATGAGGTGATCATCCGCACGATCTATCCGGAAATTCCGGTGCGGGTGGAATACCATCTCAGCGAGCACGGACGGACGCTGGCCGGATTGATGGATCAACTGGAGCTGTGGGGACAGGCGCATCTGGCGCGAAAGACCCGGAGCGGTGGAGGGTGACGGGGACGTTTTGCCGTCCACTCACATTTTGTTGAGCAGCTCAACATTTTGGGACGAAGCGCCCGATCCGTGTGGATGGCAAGCTCGAGGCGTATGAAGAAGACACTCCTTGTTCTCGATTCCAGCGCCCGCACCAACCGTTCCATCACCCGAAGCCTGACCGCCCGTCTCACCGAACGCTGGCGCGGCCGATGGCAGTCGGCTGAAGTCATTCATCGCGATCTCGGCCGCAATCCGCCGCAAGCCATCAGTGAAGCCTG belongs to Luteolibacter ambystomatis and includes:
- the fabV gene encoding enoyl-ACP reductase FabV, whose protein sequence is MIISPKVRGFICTTAHPEGCAKHVADQIAVVKSRGPIANGPKKVLVIGSSTGYGLSSRIAAAFGSDAATIGVFFERPGEESRPATAGWYNSAAFEKEAAAAGLYARSFNGDAFSDAMKAEVIAAIKADLGQVDCVVYSLASPRRTDPKTGEVYSSVLKPIGQSYSAKNLNTNTGVVNEVSIEPAQGDDIPQTVAVMGGEDWMFWMDALLEAGVLAEGVQTVAYSYIGPEVTWPIYKQGTIGKAKEDLERVQRELDAKLAPLKGKAWVSVNKALVTQASSAIPVVPLYISLLYKVMKDEGTHEDTIEQMDRLFRDRMYNGNPQPDEAGRIRVDDWEMAPAVQSLVGERWKEVNTENLGELGDFAGYQSSFLRLFGFGLEGVDYAADTNPAIGVPSIK
- a CDS encoding winged helix-turn-helix transcriptional regulator; this translates as MRAALDVLRGRWKPSILWELKDRPRRFSDIQCALEGASAQSLTLQLRQLEADEVIIRTIYPEIPVRVEYHLSEHGRTLAGLMDQLELWGQAHLARKTRSGGG